A stretch of Miscanthus floridulus cultivar M001 chromosome 13, ASM1932011v1, whole genome shotgun sequence DNA encodes these proteins:
- the LOC136500014 gene encoding protein SENSITIVE TO PROTON RHIZOTOXICITY 2-like, translating into MIGGGGNPYYLQNHHQQQQLFYHGHALDATMDGGGGGFMAEPPPAGSGSAADAQCHALLYYLSVLRDKVQQLQPLVGLAVAHDGPGPGAAAPGAGAAAPGAGAVIQEIIAAASSMMYAFQHLCGGHGGAAPAPAAAAANNAAQAQQQGGSSSVGVAACHGNNKDRDDHQHQQAAVIDHHVMQQQWQHQHGGCYGGRIDDRKTTTAVAAAASMPSSSHPNFRPTTTAVMMAEEEEVVGVSVASTIIELEAAELLAKYTHYCQVCGKGFKRDANLRMHMRGHGDEYKSSAALANPAKAAAAGADAATTSRSFYSCPQEGCRWNRKHAKFQPLKSVICAKNHYKRSHCPKMYVCNRCNRKHFSVLSDLRTHEKHCGDHRWLCSCGTSFSRKDKLVGHLALFTGHQPAVPLDRQANGSRRSSSMSTSTQLGTQ; encoded by the coding sequence ATGATCGGGGGAGGGGGGAACCCGTATTACCTACAgaaccaccaccagcagcagcagctgttcTACCATGGCCACGCCCTCGATGCCACCatggatggcggcggcggcggcttcatGGCGGAGCCGCCGCCGGCGGGGTCCGGTTCCGCCGCCGACGCGCAGTGCCACGCGCTGCTCTACTACCTGTCCGTGCTCAGGGACAAGGTGCAGCAGCTGCAGCCGCTCGTCGGCCTCGCTGTCGCGCACGACGGGCCCGGGcccggcgccgccgcgccaggcgccggcgccgccgcgccaggCGCCGGCGCCGTCATCCAGGAGATcatcgccgccgcctcctccatgATGTACGCCTTCCAGCACCTGtgcggcggccacggcggcgcggctcctgcgcccgctgctgctgccgctaatAACGCCGCGCAAGCGCAGCAGCAGGGCGGGAGTAGCAGCGTCGGCGTCGCTGCCTGCCACGGCAACAACAAGGACCGCGACGaccaccagcaccagcaggcGGCTGTCATCGACCACCATGTCATGCAGCAGCAGTGGCAGCACCAGCACGGCGGCTGCTACGGCGGGCGTATCGATGACAGAAAGACGACGACAGCCGTAGCTGCGGCGGCGTCCATGCCATCGTCATCACATCCTAACTTTAGGCCGACGACGACGGCCGTGATGatggccgaggaggaggaggtcgttGGCGTCAGCGTCGCCAGCACGATCATAGAGCTGGAGGCGGCGGAGCTGCTGGCCAAGTACACGCACTACTGCCAGGTGTGCGGCAAGGGGTTCAAGCGCGACGCCAACCTGCGCATGCACATGCGCGGGCACGGCGACGAGTACAAGAGCAGCGCGGCGCTGGCGAACCCGGccaaggcggcggcggccggggcaGACGCCGCCACCACCAGCAGGTCGTTCTACTCGTGCCCGCAGGAGGGCTGCCGCTGGAACCGGAAGCACGCCAAGTTCCAGCCGCTCAAGTCGGTGATCTGCGCCAAGAACCACTACAAGCGCAGCCACTGCCCCAAGATGTACGTCTGCAACCGCTGCAATCGCAAGCACTTCTCCGTGCTGTCCGACCTCCGCACCCACGAGAAGCACTGCGGCGACCACCGCTGGCTCTGCTCCTGCGGCACCTCCTTCTCCCGCAAGGACAAGCTCGTCGGCCACCTCGCGCTCTTCACCGGACACCAGCCCGCCGTGCCGCTCGACAGGCAGGCCAACGGCAGCAGGAGGTCGTCGTCGATGTCGACGTCCACGCAGCTCGGTACGCAATAA